From the Deinococcus hopiensis KR-140 genome, one window contains:
- a CDS encoding S49 family peptidase: protein MPAEKTRSPTRLSGITALIMNGRWAIKQSELNDIVTGFNTYLKGNVAGDDVLTQVREARSRRAEQTQQAQDQSVGVAILPMHGTIFPRGSMMVDLCGALDAHSFAARVRAAANDSTVASIVLDVDSGGGAVSGVDVAAEAVRYAATQKRVTAVVNTMACSAAYWIASGATEIVVTPAGEVGSIGVIGTHTDETAWLDEQGLKVTYVRSTDRKALGQSAEAMDGAVLEQWQSEITRIHDLFVADIAAGRSVTVATAKKWGTGDVWFGQEAVDAGLADSVGTLDSVMQDHLTAAKPTPTSTVRQGQTRPAGETPQEGHVILTVKDRTGKTHTIDTESATAQADAQGTVTGLETGAYEAGVQQQRELMATALSIEVNDLTAERLKQVREAAWNGAAYRADLESKVAALATSVYGAENKTALDRMARLAGKAEIEDLQGMVDDLTAQKNAKFPNSRLSVDAPEKPEQEEDTQASATATVIGI, encoded by the coding sequence ATGCCTGCAGAAAAGACCCGCTCCCCCACCCGCCTCTCCGGTATTACTGCCCTGATCATGAATGGTCGCTGGGCCATCAAGCAGTCAGAGCTGAACGACATCGTGACAGGCTTCAACACCTACCTGAAAGGGAACGTGGCTGGAGATGACGTCCTCACCCAGGTGCGTGAGGCACGCTCCCGGCGCGCCGAGCAGACCCAGCAGGCGCAGGACCAATCGGTTGGCGTCGCCATCCTCCCCATGCACGGCACGATCTTCCCGCGCGGTTCCATGATGGTGGACCTGTGTGGGGCGCTGGACGCCCATTCCTTCGCCGCCCGCGTGCGCGCCGCAGCGAACGACTCCACCGTGGCCAGCATCGTGCTCGACGTGGACAGCGGTGGGGGTGCCGTCAGCGGCGTGGACGTGGCCGCCGAGGCTGTGCGTTACGCCGCCACCCAGAAGCGCGTCACCGCCGTCGTGAACACCATGGCCTGCTCGGCGGCCTACTGGATTGCCTCCGGCGCGACCGAGATCGTGGTGACGCCCGCCGGTGAGGTGGGCAGCATTGGCGTGATCGGCACGCACACCGACGAGACCGCCTGGCTGGACGAACAGGGCCTCAAGGTCACGTACGTCCGGTCCACCGACCGCAAGGCCCTCGGGCAGAGCGCCGAGGCCATGGACGGCGCGGTGCTCGAGCAGTGGCAGTCCGAAATCACCCGCATTCACGATCTGTTCGTCGCGGACATCGCTGCCGGACGCTCCGTCACAGTTGCCACGGCGAAGAAGTGGGGCACGGGCGACGTGTGGTTCGGGCAGGAAGCGGTGGACGCGGGGCTCGCCGACAGCGTGGGCACCCTGGACAGCGTGATGCAAGACCACCTCACGGCCGCCAAACCCACTCCGACCTCTACCGTTCGTCAGGGCCAGACGCGCCCGGCGGGCGAGACCCCCCAGGAGGGCCACGTGATCCTCACCGTCAAAGACCGGACCGGCAAGACCCACACCATCGACACTGAGAGCGCCACCGCACAGGCGGACGCGCAGGGCACCGTCACCGGCCTGGAGACCGGCGCGTACGAAGCAGGGGTGCAGCAGCAGCGTGAACTGATGGCGACGGCGCTCAGCATCGAGGTGAACGACCTCACCGCCGAGCGCCTGAAGCAGGTCCGGGAAGCCGCCTGGAACGGCGCGGCCTACCGCGCGGACCTCGAAAGCAAGGTGGCGGCGCTCGCCACCAGCGTGTACGGCGCGGAGAACAAGACGGCCCTGGACCGCATGGCCCGCCTCGCGGGCAAGGCCGAGATCGAGGACCTCCAGGGCATGGTCGATGACCTCACCGCGCAGAAGAACGCGAAGTTCCCCAACAGCCGCCTGAGTGTGGATGCCCCCGAGAAGCCCGAGCAGGAAGAAGACACCCAAGCCTCGGCGACCGCGACCGTCATCGGCATCTAA
- a CDS encoding terminase small subunit translates to MTKKKNPKPARGTPDQVASASAGESRSAKPRKTPLKTKGGQGRKPEHKLVQLAPEQQKFHDLLRECTIQERKFVLAVLEGHNYTQAAIRAEYAESRAPETGSRLVSRGRVKNALEAGYEAAGISPARTLAFIAALANFDRSQIETIVRQRTTDHEERPAQQVAEQVRRELEIVRSAVEDLKIEEADEAEIKPLQMRLSRLRLRVMDLEILLDQDPNALTIVEVERLEEIPLIDLKKARELGLSRFIKGVKRGKYGYEIELHDFMDGVDRAARVHGLYKERLSVENPDGTPLDMVRNASADDMGKLLAAYDQLRGRS, encoded by the coding sequence GTGACGAAGAAGAAAAATCCCAAGCCAGCGCGGGGCACCCCTGATCAGGTCGCCAGCGCGTCAGCAGGGGAGAGCCGCTCCGCCAAACCCCGGAAGACCCCCCTCAAGACCAAAGGCGGGCAGGGCCGCAAGCCGGAGCACAAGCTCGTGCAACTCGCCCCCGAGCAGCAGAAGTTCCACGACCTCCTCCGGGAATGCACCATCCAGGAACGGAAATTCGTGCTCGCTGTCCTCGAAGGGCACAACTACACCCAGGCGGCCATCCGCGCCGAGTACGCGGAGAGCCGCGCTCCAGAGACTGGAAGCCGATTGGTCAGCCGTGGCAGGGTGAAAAACGCCCTGGAGGCCGGGTATGAGGCGGCAGGCATCAGCCCCGCCCGCACTCTGGCCTTCATCGCAGCCCTCGCCAACTTTGACCGTTCCCAGATCGAGACCATCGTTCGCCAGCGAACCACCGATCACGAGGAGCGGCCCGCGCAGCAGGTGGCCGAGCAGGTGCGCCGCGAGCTGGAAATCGTCCGCTCGGCGGTGGAGGACTTGAAGATCGAGGAGGCGGACGAGGCGGAGATCAAGCCCCTTCAGATGCGCCTCAGCCGGTTGCGCCTGCGGGTGATGGACCTCGAAATCCTGTTGGATCAGGACCCAAACGCCCTGACCATCGTGGAAGTCGAGCGCCTGGAAGAAATCCCGCTGATCGACCTGAAGAAGGCACGCGAGCTGGGCCTGTCCCGGTTCATCAAGGGCGTCAAGCGCGGCAAGTACGGGTACGAGATCGAACTGCACGACTTTATGGACGGCGTGGACCGCGCCGCCCGCGTGCACGGCCTGTACAAGGAGCGGCTCAGCGTGGAGAACCCGGACGGCACGCCGCTGGACATGGTGCGCAACGCCTCGGCCGACGACATGGGTAAGCTGCTCGCCGCGTATGACCAGCTGCGAGGCAGATCATGA
- a CDS encoding HD domain-containing protein has translation MTNQSENDRIAEATYPQVIDRLRAQLAFLVTCDRLKNVVRTTHLHDGSRAENSAEHSWHLALTALTLAEYAPPDVNLPRVVELLVIHDLVEIYAGDLYFGATDEQHDEQALQEQAAAQALFGLLPVDRRGHFQKLWEEFEAKQTSEARFAKALDALQPMLLTWGEGGKGCLEREPDLTARRLLMLKEKHLQAFPALWRWAQQMIDEATRLGTIAAG, from the coding sequence ATGACCAACCAATCCGAAAATGACCGCATCGCCGAAGCAACTTATCCTCAAGTGATTGACCGTCTGCGAGCCCAGTTGGCGTTTTTGGTAACCTGCGACCGACTTAAGAATGTCGTACGCACCACTCACCTCCATGATGGTAGTCGCGCTGAGAATAGCGCTGAGCACTCGTGGCACCTTGCTTTAACGGCTCTGACATTGGCTGAGTACGCTCCACCTGACGTCAACCTCCCGAGAGTTGTGGAGTTGCTGGTAATTCATGATTTGGTGGAAATTTACGCTGGCGATTTGTATTTCGGTGCGACTGACGAACAACATGACGAGCAGGCCCTGCAGGAGCAAGCAGCCGCTCAGGCGTTGTTTGGTCTGCTCCCAGTTGATCGGCGTGGCCACTTTCAAAAACTGTGGGAAGAATTCGAAGCGAAGCAGACCTCGGAAGCCCGCTTCGCTAAAGCGCTGGATGCGCTGCAACCGATGCTGCTGACCTGGGGTGAGGGGGGGAAAGGCTGCCTGGAGCGTGAGCCTGATCTCACCGCTCGGCGCTTGTTAATGCTCAAAGAAAAGCATCTACAGGCGTTTCCAGCATTGTGGAGGTGGGCACAGCAGATGATTGATGAAGCTACACGGCTTGGCACGATCGCTGCTGGCTGA
- a CDS encoding LysR family transcriptional regulator: MNPRLTLAQLRMFVATAETGGFGAAAAELNMSQSTISEAVKGLERTLGTLVFRRTSGGIQLTAAGDVALNYARTALEAASDLERAVKDMSALHLTGTLTVATYRSLGVHLLTPILGFLRSTHPLLEVKVMDAELDGESGQRFIREGQVDVGLIQLTESNDLLTWPLLDDEYWAVFPIRRGKRPVQWSELREQPLLLPPDSSCYTAIRAHLATHLGQEYSVLEIADDDVIFSMVEHGLGLTVMPRLATLPLRDGLVALPLPNPVHRSIGVAVKPGRAGLPHIQAFLKAMQAHKTAVTLPTPLQLKSS, translated from the coding sequence ATGAATCCTCGCCTGACCCTGGCGCAGCTCCGCATGTTCGTGGCAACAGCTGAGACTGGCGGGTTTGGAGCCGCCGCCGCTGAGCTGAACATGTCTCAGAGCACCATCAGCGAAGCAGTAAAGGGGCTGGAACGCACCCTGGGTACTCTGGTCTTTCGCCGGACGTCCGGGGGGATTCAGTTGACAGCTGCGGGCGACGTTGCCCTGAACTACGCGCGGACGGCTCTGGAAGCAGCCAGTGACTTGGAACGCGCCGTCAAAGATATGTCCGCCCTGCACCTAACGGGAACGCTCACGGTGGCCACGTACCGAAGCCTGGGTGTCCACCTGCTGACACCCATCTTGGGCTTCCTGCGTTCGACCCATCCCCTGCTTGAAGTCAAAGTCATGGACGCCGAGTTGGACGGTGAGAGCGGACAGCGTTTCATTCGGGAAGGTCAAGTGGATGTGGGCCTGATTCAGCTGACGGAGTCGAACGATCTGCTGACTTGGCCGCTTCTCGACGATGAGTACTGGGCCGTCTTCCCCATACGGCGCGGCAAGCGTCCTGTGCAGTGGTCCGAACTTCGCGAACAGCCCTTGCTTCTTCCACCGGATTCCAGTTGCTATACCGCCATTCGGGCACATCTCGCAACACACCTGGGCCAGGAATACAGCGTCCTGGAAATTGCGGACGACGACGTCATCTTCTCCATGGTTGAGCACGGGCTGGGTTTGACCGTCATGCCCCGCCTGGCCACCCTTCCCCTGCGCGACGGACTGGTGGCCCTGCCGCTTCCCAACCCGGTGCACCGCTCTATCGGCGTGGCCGTGAAGCCGGGCCGAGCCGGTTTGCCCCATATTCAGGCGTTTCTCAAAGCCATGCAGGCGCACAAGACTGCGGTCACCCTGCCCACACCGCTCCAGCTCAAATCGTCCTGA
- a CDS encoding DUF3291 domain-containing protein: MHLAQVNVAKLHFPLDAPEIAEFKAGLDPVNSLADAAPGFVWRLKDDTGNATEVVFDADPLLIVNLSVWEGLGALHAFSYSGLHLDFLKRRREWFQRYASPHLALWWVPMGSQPTVQDAQERLAHLHTYGPTAHAFTFTQVFEADGSRTTLRRAEGHRTPRPSTPD, from the coding sequence ATGCACCTCGCGCAGGTTAATGTTGCCAAGCTTCACTTCCCGTTGGATGCTCCTGAGATCGCTGAGTTCAAAGCGGGCTTGGATCCTGTGAATAGTCTGGCCGATGCGGCTCCCGGATTCGTCTGGCGCTTGAAAGACGATACGGGGAACGCTACTGAGGTCGTATTCGACGCCGACCCTTTGCTGATCGTCAATCTCAGCGTCTGGGAGGGACTCGGTGCCCTCCATGCCTTTTCCTACTCGGGCTTGCACCTGGACTTTCTCAAACGGCGGCGCGAGTGGTTTCAGCGGTACGCCTCCCCGCACCTCGCATTGTGGTGGGTGCCCATGGGCAGTCAGCCTACCGTGCAAGACGCCCAGGAACGGCTCGCTCACCTGCACACCTATGGTCCAACTGCACATGCCTTTACCTTCACACAGGTGTTTGAGGCAGATGGTTCCCGCACAACGCTACGGCGAGCGGAAGGGCACAGGACACCGCGTCCCAGCACGCCGGATTGA